From one Dyella sp. 2HG41-7 genomic stretch:
- a CDS encoding pilus assembly protein PilP: MSVMTAIKPARLMKLSLLIATALVLGGCTRGMSDLRDWVAQEKAKRGAPIPALPVIKTFETFTYSDQEKRDPFSPSADELNQNTGPRPDAGRVREPLEAFSLDSLRMVGTIGAGAKTEALVKDPGGVIHRVHVSEYMGQNYGRVTAIDGDRIELVELVSNGNGGWMERPASIALEAN; encoded by the coding sequence ATGAGCGTCATGACTGCCATAAAGCCTGCGCGTTTGATGAAGTTATCGCTGCTGATCGCCACCGCACTCGTGCTTGGGGGCTGCACTCGTGGCATGTCCGATCTGCGCGACTGGGTTGCGCAAGAGAAAGCCAAGCGTGGCGCGCCAATTCCTGCTTTGCCGGTCATCAAAACTTTCGAAACGTTTACGTATAGCGATCAGGAAAAGCGCGATCCGTTCAGTCCGAGTGCGGACGAACTCAACCAGAACACTGGGCCACGGCCGGATGCGGGTCGAGTACGCGAACCTCTTGAAGCGTTTTCTTTGGATAGCTTGAGGATGGTTGGCACGATCGGTGCTGGCGCTAAGACAGAAGCGCTGGTCAAAGATCCCGGTGGCGTTATCCATCGCGTTCACGTCAGCGAATACATGGGCCAGAACTACGGCCGCGTCACCGCCATCGACGGTGATCGGATCGAGCTGGTCGAATTGGTTTCCAACGGCAATGGCGGCTGGATGGAACGTCCGGCCAGCATCGCACTCGAGGCGAATTAG
- the pilO gene encoding type 4a pilus biogenesis protein PilO, with protein sequence MKLLDDLRGLDRNNVGGWPKSVKTFFTVLLFLLILLIGWYTVISDQQDSLQSLAGKEEQLKKEFSDKQAKSVNLEALQQQLDEMKDMLRQLLRQLPSKTEMPELLVDVSQTALSAGLQQELFQPGTEVPKDFYAEKPIQLKMIGTYHQFGTFISGVASLPRVVILTMHDVSLTPLNPPGKGAEPGPNQLLVLQGTVKTYRYLDDSETAEANSKAKKAGGRK encoded by the coding sequence ATGAAACTTCTCGACGATTTGCGCGGTCTCGACCGCAACAACGTAGGTGGTTGGCCAAAGTCGGTTAAGACGTTCTTTACTGTGCTGTTGTTCCTTCTGATCTTGCTTATCGGCTGGTATACGGTCATCAGCGATCAACAAGACTCCTTGCAGAGTCTTGCCGGTAAAGAAGAGCAGCTAAAGAAAGAGTTTTCGGATAAGCAGGCCAAGTCGGTCAATCTGGAAGCGCTGCAACAGCAGCTCGACGAGATGAAAGACATGTTGCGCCAGTTGCTGCGCCAGCTGCCCAGCAAGACGGAAATGCCTGAACTGCTGGTGGATGTGTCGCAAACGGCCTTGTCGGCGGGTCTTCAGCAGGAATTGTTCCAACCCGGCACCGAGGTTCCAAAGGACTTCTATGCCGAAAAACCGATCCAGCTGAAGATGATCGGCACCTATCATCAGTTCGGTACCTTCATCAGCGGTGTCGCATCGTTGCCGCGCGTGGTGATTCTCACCATGCACGACGTGTCGTTGACACCCCTAAATCCTCCAGGCAAAGGCGCGGAGCCTGGTCCTAACCAGTTGCTGGTGCTTCAGGGTACGGTGAAAACCTATCGCTATCTGGACGACTCCGAAACAGCTGAAGCGAACAGCAAGGCTAAGAAGGCAGGGGGGCGGAAATGA
- a CDS encoding PilN domain-containing protein — MARINLLPWRAERRKIRQREFFTQLGVAAVVAVGALLLWWFWMDMRIDNQNNRNAYLQDQIKQVDGRLDKIKDLEKVRAQLLARKQIIEQLQANRSQMVHLFDELVKTIPGAARLTSIKQNGDQMVLGGVAQSNASVAEYMRNIEASPWMGQTDLSKTENSHDASRMPYSFGLTVALQKPKDDGTGQNANSEPASSSTSAASPSTVMPGASQTAPAVAKPPATPAVPAKPSTAPAKGGAA, encoded by the coding sequence ATGGCACGCATCAACCTACTTCCCTGGCGTGCCGAGCGCCGCAAGATTCGCCAGCGCGAGTTCTTCACGCAGCTGGGTGTTGCCGCGGTCGTTGCCGTGGGCGCACTCCTGTTGTGGTGGTTCTGGATGGATATGCGCATCGACAACCAGAACAATCGTAATGCGTACCTGCAGGATCAAATCAAGCAGGTGGACGGGCGTCTGGACAAGATCAAGGATCTGGAAAAAGTGCGTGCGCAGTTGCTTGCGCGCAAGCAGATCATCGAGCAGCTGCAAGCGAATCGCTCGCAAATGGTGCATTTGTTCGACGAGCTCGTGAAAACCATTCCGGGCGCGGCGCGTCTGACGTCGATCAAGCAGAATGGCGATCAGATGGTGCTCGGCGGCGTAGCGCAATCCAACGCAAGCGTTGCCGAATACATGCGCAACATCGAAGCCTCGCCGTGGATGGGGCAGACGGATCTAAGCAAGACCGAAAACTCGCATGATGCTTCGCGCATGCCGTACAGCTTCGGGTTAACGGTTGCACTGCAAAAGCCGAAGGATGACGGAACAGGGCAGAACGCCAACTCCGAGCCGGCCTCTTCAAGCACAAGCGCTGCCTCGCCATCCACAGTAATGCCCGGTGCATCGCAAACCGCACCCGCGGTCGCTAAACCTCCTGCAACCCCCGCGGTGCCGGCCAAGCCAAGTACCGCACCTGCCAAAGGAGGGGCCGCGTAA
- a CDS encoding pilus assembly protein PilM — MGLFTPKKPPLVGVDISSTAVKLLQLSQAGGRYRVEHYAIEPLPPNAVVEKNIVEVEAVGEAVRRALARSGAKIKHAAAAVAGSAVITRIVPMPAELSDEDLESQIQVEANQYIPYPIDEVSLDFEVLGPVRDNPEMNNVLLAASRTENVDMRVAALDLGGLAAQVVDVEAFAMENAFTLIADQLNVGRDALVAVVDIGATMTTLSVLKNQRTIYSREQVFGGKQLTDEIMRRYGLSYEEAGRAKRKGGLPESYETEALQPFKESLVQQISRLLQFFYAGSEFSKVDQVVLAGGCASIEGINSMLEEQLGLPCVVANPLARMSLSNRVQAQSLTQDAPALMIAVGLAMRSFD, encoded by the coding sequence GTGGGGCTCTTTACACCCAAGAAGCCGCCGCTTGTGGGCGTCGACATCAGTTCGACGGCCGTCAAGCTGCTGCAGCTCAGCCAAGCTGGAGGCCGCTATCGCGTGGAGCACTACGCGATCGAGCCGCTTCCCCCTAATGCCGTTGTCGAGAAAAACATCGTCGAGGTCGAGGCGGTGGGCGAGGCGGTGCGTCGCGCGCTGGCGCGCTCCGGCGCAAAGATCAAGCACGCTGCGGCGGCGGTCGCCGGTTCGGCCGTGATCACACGCATTGTACCGATGCCGGCTGAACTCTCCGATGAAGATCTGGAAAGCCAGATCCAAGTCGAGGCGAACCAATACATTCCTTATCCGATCGACGAAGTCAGTCTCGACTTCGAAGTGCTCGGCCCGGTTCGCGACAATCCCGAAATGAACAACGTGTTGCTGGCCGCATCGCGCACGGAAAACGTGGATATGCGCGTGGCGGCGTTGGACCTCGGCGGTCTTGCGGCGCAAGTGGTCGACGTCGAAGCGTTCGCAATGGAGAACGCCTTCACGCTTATCGCCGATCAGTTGAACGTCGGGCGCGATGCCTTGGTTGCGGTCGTCGATATCGGCGCCACGATGACCACGCTATCCGTGCTCAAGAATCAACGCACGATTTATTCGCGCGAACAGGTTTTCGGCGGCAAGCAGCTTACCGACGAAATCATGCGTCGCTATGGCCTCTCCTACGAGGAGGCTGGTCGCGCCAAGCGTAAAGGCGGCCTGCCTGAATCCTATGAAACGGAAGCCTTGCAGCCGTTCAAGGAATCGTTGGTCCAGCAGATCAGCCGCCTGCTGCAATTCTTCTATGCGGGCAGCGAGTTCAGCAAGGTCGACCAAGTCGTGCTCGCCGGCGGTTGCGCCTCGATCGAAGGCATCAATTCGATGCTGGAAGAACAACTCGGTCTGCCGTGCGTGGTCGCCAATCCGCTGGCGCGCATGTCGCTCTCCAACCGGGTGCAGGCGCAGTCGCTCACTCAGGATGCGCCGGCGCTGATGATCGCGGTCGGGCTCGCCATGAGGAGTTTCGACTGA
- a CDS encoding penicillin-binding protein 1A codes for MTRILKALLRWLLILGFSGLLLITAAIGVAYWLVSPRIPSVDVLKDYHMQVPLRVLTSDGKLIATFGETRRIPVAIAQVPDMVKHAVLSAEDADFYSHPGVDWRGVMRAGFHVVASGGNKTQGGSTITQQVARNFFLSPEKLYSRKMIEMFIALRMENELTKDQILELYLNKMFLGHRSYGVAAAAEYYYGKRLDQLTVAQCAAIASTFQLPSAVNPLTNVSRLVARRNWVLGQMLEHRYINQAQYQQAINAPDDAAPHEQPIQVDAPYLAEMARLQALDRLGNDALTEGYVVKTTLISTRQLAAVASVRDGLSIYDHRHGWRGPEAHEELAPGATDTDYGNLLSSYYEVAGLSPGLVTASSASDAMVYLPNKQTITLDLKAMDWARAYVNENRTGPTPTKVDAVLKRGDIIRVIQDDKGAWQLTQIPKAQAAMVSLSTEDGAIQSLVGGFNFQRSKFNRAVMAARQPGSSFKPFIYSAAFERGFTPASIINDAPLALPDPSQPNGLWTPSNDDNKFAGPMRLREALIESKNLVSVRLLDAIGVRYARDYVTRFGFPLDAMPNNLSMALGTASVSPLSMARGFSVFANGGYLVTPYFISEIDDRDGKPVYVANPARACADCSERLLQNTPPAPPPASMLTNGVSPSSSNAPAPATSVAMAGETTLPADAHNGAAAPVLAPHVIDIRNDFLVTSLMKDVIQSPMGTGYAAKSLNRGDLAGKTGSTNDHRDAWFVGFNGDVSTAVWVGFDDFSSLGKGEFGAKAALPIWTDYVGDVLKGQPEKSLPMPPGITTMLVNRQSGLPTEQGDPDAMQEIFKVEDIDRLHNQAQQQQNQDQQQSNDIF; via the coding sequence ATGACGCGAATTCTGAAGGCCCTACTGCGCTGGCTGCTGATTCTGGGCTTCAGCGGACTCCTCTTGATTACCGCCGCTATCGGGGTCGCCTACTGGCTGGTCTCCCCCCGCATCCCGTCGGTGGACGTGCTCAAGGACTACCACATGCAGGTGCCCCTGCGCGTGCTGACGTCCGATGGCAAGCTGATCGCAACGTTCGGCGAGACACGCCGTATCCCGGTCGCCATCGCCCAGGTGCCGGACATGGTCAAGCATGCGGTGCTGTCCGCCGAGGATGCCGACTTCTACAGCCACCCCGGCGTGGACTGGCGCGGCGTGATGCGCGCGGGCTTCCATGTGGTGGCCTCGGGCGGCAACAAGACCCAGGGCGGCTCCACCATTACCCAGCAGGTGGCCCGCAATTTCTTCCTGAGTCCTGAAAAGCTCTACTCGCGCAAGATGATCGAGATGTTCATCGCCCTGCGCATGGAGAACGAGCTCACCAAGGACCAGATCCTGGAGCTCTACCTTAATAAGATGTTTCTGGGTCACCGCTCCTACGGCGTGGCTGCCGCCGCCGAGTATTACTACGGCAAGCGGCTGGATCAGCTCACCGTGGCTCAATGCGCGGCGATCGCCTCCACCTTCCAGCTGCCGTCGGCGGTCAATCCGCTGACCAACGTCTCGCGCCTGGTCGCCCGCCGTAACTGGGTGCTGGGCCAGATGCTGGAGCACCGATACATCAACCAGGCGCAGTATCAGCAGGCCATCAATGCGCCGGACGATGCCGCACCGCACGAACAGCCCATCCAGGTGGATGCCCCCTATCTGGCCGAAATGGCGCGCCTCCAAGCCCTCGATCGCCTCGGCAACGACGCATTGACGGAAGGTTACGTCGTCAAAACCACCCTGATCAGCACGCGCCAGTTGGCAGCCGTGGCGTCCGTGCGCGATGGCTTGTCCATCTACGACCACCGTCACGGTTGGCGCGGCCCCGAAGCGCATGAAGAGCTGGCTCCCGGCGCCACCGACACTGACTACGGCAATTTGCTGTCGAGCTATTACGAGGTCGCTGGACTGAGCCCAGGCCTGGTTACCGCATCCTCGGCCTCCGACGCCATGGTCTATTTGCCGAACAAGCAAACCATCACGTTGGACCTCAAAGCCATGGATTGGGCGCGGGCTTACGTCAACGAAAACCGCACGGGTCCAACCCCTACCAAGGTCGATGCCGTGCTCAAGCGTGGCGACATCATTCGCGTGATTCAGGACGACAAGGGCGCGTGGCAACTCACGCAGATTCCCAAGGCGCAGGCGGCGATGGTGTCGCTCAGCACCGAAGACGGCGCCATTCAATCGCTGGTTGGCGGCTTCAACTTCCAACGAAGCAAGTTCAACCGCGCCGTAATGGCGGCTCGCCAGCCGGGATCGAGCTTCAAACCTTTCATCTATTCGGCTGCTTTCGAGCGTGGCTTTACGCCCGCATCGATCATTAACGACGCGCCGTTGGCGCTCCCCGATCCATCGCAGCCCAACGGCCTGTGGACACCGAGCAACGACGATAACAAGTTCGCCGGCCCGATGCGGCTGCGCGAAGCGTTGATCGAATCCAAGAACTTGGTATCGGTTCGCTTGCTCGACGCTATCGGCGTGCGCTATGCGCGCGATTACGTCACCCGTTTCGGCTTCCCGCTCGATGCGATGCCGAACAACTTGTCGATGGCGCTCGGCACCGCATCCGTGTCGCCGCTCAGCATGGCGCGCGGTTTTTCGGTGTTCGCCAATGGCGGCTACCTTGTCACGCCGTACTTCATCAGCGAAATCGACGACCGCGACGGCAAGCCCGTTTATGTCGCCAATCCGGCGCGCGCGTGCGCAGACTGTTCCGAGCGACTGCTGCAAAACACGCCGCCCGCGCCGCCGCCGGCCAGCATGCTGACCAATGGCGTATCGCCGAGCTCATCCAACGCGCCCGCACCTGCGACGAGCGTTGCTATGGCGGGCGAAACCACGCTTCCCGCGGATGCGCACAATGGCGCCGCAGCGCCGGTGCTTGCGCCTCACGTCATCGACATCCGCAACGACTTCCTGGTCACGTCGCTGATGAAAGACGTGATTCAATCGCCGATGGGTACGGGCTACGCCGCCAAATCGCTTAATCGCGGCGACTTGGCTGGCAAGACCGGTTCGACCAACGACCATCGCGATGCGTGGTTCGTCGGCTTCAACGGCGATGTGTCGACCGCGGTATGGGTGGGCTTCGACGATTTCAGCTCGCTAGGCAAAGGTGAATTCGGCGCCAAGGCGGCGTTGCCGATCTGGACCGATTACGTCGGCGACGTGTTGAAGGGACAACCCGAAAAAAGTCTGCCGATGCCGCCAGGCATCACCACGATGCTGGTGAATCGCCAGAGCGGCCTGCCCACCGAACAGGGCGATCCGGATGCGATGCAGGAAATCTTCAAGGTCGAAGATATCGACCGCCTGCACAATCAAGCGCAACAGCAGCAAAACCAGGATCAACAGCAGAGTAACGACATTTTCTAA
- a CDS encoding citrate synthase — MSDSKSVKLVDESNGRSSELPLLTGTIGPACIDIAPLYKDTGHFTYDPGYGSTASTKSAITYIDGDQGVLMYRGYPIEQLAEKSNFLEVAYLLLNGELPSKTQFAAFDNEITHHTMMHESQKNFFQGFHHDAHPMAMLAASIASLSAFYHEDLDVENPEDRKLAAIRLIAKMPTIAAACYRYSIGWPFRYPRNNLEYVNRFLHMMFEVPSEPLELSPVCAKALDLLFILHADHEQNASTSTVRLVGSTGANPYASIAAGITALWGPAHGGANEAVLKMLEEIGSPDKVETAVKRAKDKNDNFRLMGFGHRVYKNFDPRAKIIREMCHKVLSELGVNDPLLDVAMKLEEAALKDDYFVERKLYPNVDFYSGIIYKALGIPTEMFTVMFAIARTAGWIAHWIEQHETPGSRIGRPRQLYVGSDKRDYVNIDKR, encoded by the coding sequence CGGGCACTTCACCTACGACCCAGGTTACGGCAGCACAGCCAGCACCAAGAGCGCGATCACCTACATCGACGGCGACCAAGGCGTGTTGATGTATCGCGGCTATCCGATCGAACAGCTGGCCGAAAAATCCAACTTCCTCGAAGTGGCTTATCTGTTGCTCAACGGCGAGCTGCCCAGCAAGACGCAGTTTGCCGCCTTCGACAACGAGATCACGCATCACACGATGATGCACGAATCGCAGAAGAATTTTTTCCAGGGCTTCCATCACGACGCGCATCCGATGGCGATGCTCGCCGCTTCCATCGCCTCGCTGTCGGCCTTCTATCATGAAGATCTGGACGTCGAGAATCCGGAAGACCGCAAGTTGGCCGCGATCCGTCTGATCGCCAAGATGCCGACCATCGCCGCCGCGTGTTACCGCTATTCGATCGGCTGGCCGTTCCGTTATCCGCGCAACAACCTCGAATACGTCAACCGCTTCCTGCATATGATGTTCGAAGTGCCGAGCGAGCCGCTGGAACTCAGCCCGGTGTGTGCGAAGGCGTTGGATCTGCTGTTCATTCTGCATGCCGATCACGAACAGAACGCGTCCACATCCACGGTGCGCCTGGTCGGTTCCACGGGTGCGAATCCATATGCGTCGATCGCCGCAGGCATCACTGCGTTGTGGGGTCCGGCTCATGGCGGCGCCAACGAAGCCGTGCTGAAGATGCTCGAAGAAATCGGTTCGCCGGATAAGGTGGAAACCGCCGTTAAGCGCGCCAAAGACAAAAACGACAACTTCCGTCTGATGGGCTTCGGCCATCGCGTGTACAAGAACTTCGACCCGCGCGCGAAGATCATTCGCGAGATGTGCCACAAGGTGTTGTCCGAGCTCGGCGTCAACGACCCGCTGCTCGACGTGGCGATGAAGTTGGAAGAGGCCGCTCTGAAGGACGATTACTTCGTCGAGCGCAAGCTTTACCCGAACGTCGACTTCTATTCCGGCATCATCTACAAGGCGCTGGGCATTCCGACCGAAATGTTCACGGTGATGTTTGCTATCGCGCGCACCGCCGGCTGGATCGCGCATTGGATCGAACAGCACGAAACGCCTGGTTCGCGCATCGGCCGCCCGCGCCAGTTGTACGTGGGTTCCGACAAGCGCGATTACGTGAATATCGACAAGCGCTGA